A window of the Brassica napus cultivar Da-Ae chromosome C5, Da-Ae, whole genome shotgun sequence genome harbors these coding sequences:
- the LOC106451833 gene encoding alkaline/neutral invertase CINV1-like, which produces MESLGLRAVGSHCSLSEMDDLDLNRALDRPRLKIERKRSFDERSMSELSRHDSPRGRSVLDTPLSSARNSFEPHPMMAEAWEALRRSMVFFRGLPVGTLAAVDNTTDEVLNYDQVFVRDFVPSALAFLMNGESDIVKHFLLKTLQLQDSEKRVDRFKLGKGVMPASFKVSHDPIRETDHLVADFGETAIGRVAPVDSGFWWIILLRAYTKSTGDLTLSETPECQKGMKLILSLCLAEGFDTFPTLLCADGCSMIDRRMGVYGYPIEIQALFYMALRCALSMLKPDGDGRECIEKITKRLHALSFHMRNYFWLDYQQLNDIYRYKTEEYSHTAVNKFNVMPDSIPDWVFDFMPLRGGYFVGNVGPAHMDFRWFALGNCVSIMSSLATPDQSMAIMDLLEHRWDELVGEMPLKICYPCLEGHEWRIVTGCDPKNTRWSYHNGGSWPVLLWQLTAACIKTGRPQIARRAVDLIESRLHRDCWPEYYDGKLGRYVGKQARKYQTWSIAGYLVAKMLLEDPSHIGMISLEEDKLMKPVIKRSASWPQL; this is translated from the exons ATGGAATCACTTGGACTAAGAGCTGTAGGTTCGCACTGTTCTCTATCGGAGATGGACGATCTTGATCTGAATCGAGCATTAGACCGACCGAGGTTGAAGATCGAACGGAAGAGATCTTTCGACGAGAGGTCAATGAGTGAACTATCTAGGCACGATTCTCCAAGAGGCAGGTCGGTTCTGGACACGCCTCTCTCTTCTGCTAGAAACTCCTTTGAGCCTCATCCTATGATGGCTGAGGCTTGGGAGGCTCTACGGAGGTCTATGGTCTTCTTCCGTGGCCTTCCTGTTGGTACTCTCGCTGCCGTCGATAATACTACCGACGAGGTCTTAAACTACGACCAG GTGTTTGTGCGTGATTTTGTACCCAGTGCGCTGGCGTTTCTGATGAATGGTGAATCGGACATAGTGAAACACTTTTTGCTCAAGACCCTTCAGCTTCAAGATTCCGAGAAGCGTGTTGACCGTTTCAAGCTTGGAAAAGGTGTGATGCCTGCGAGCTTCAAGGTGAGTCACGATCCCATCCGAGAGACGGACCACCTCGTTGCAGATTTTGGTGAAACCGCCATTGGACGAGTGGCCCCTGTAGATTCAGGCTTCTGGTGGATCATCCTTCTCCGTGCTTACACCAAGTCTACCGGAGATTTGACTCTCTCGGAGACACCAGAGTGTCAAAAGGGAATGAAACTCATCCTCTCTTTGTGCTTGGCTGAAGGGTTCGATACCTTCCCCACGCTGCTTTGTGCTGATGGATGTTCCATGATTGATCGTAGAATG GGTGTTTATGGGTATCCAATTGAGATCCAAGCGTTGTTCTATATGGCTCTGAGATGTGCCTTGTCAATGCTAAAGCCTGATGGAGATGGCAGAGAGTGCATTGAGAAGATCACTAAGCGACTTCACGCCTTGAGCTTCCATATGCGTAACTACTTCTGGCTTGATTACCAGCAGCTCAATGACATTTACAg GTACAAGACTGAGGAATACTCACACACGGCGGTGAACAAGTTCAATGTGATGCCAGACTCAATACCAGATTGGGTTTTTGACTTCATGCCTCTCCGGGGAGGCTACTTTGTGGGTAATGTAGGACCTGCCCATATGGACTTCCGGTGGTTTGCACTCGGCAATTGCGTCTCCATAATGTCTTCGTTGGCCACTCCTGATCAGTCCATGGCCATTATGGACCTTCTTGAGCACAGGTGGGATGAGCTTGTAGGCGAGATGCCCCTCAAGATTTGTTATCCTTGCCTCGAGGGCCACGAGTGGCGCATCGTCACTGGCTGTGACCCCAAGAACACACGGTGGAGTTACCACAACGGTGGTTCTTGGCCAG TTCTGTTGTGGCAGCTAACTGCAGCGTGCATTAAGACAGGAAGACCGCAGATCGCGAGACGTGCGGTTGACCTGATAGAATCGCGTCTTCACAGAGACTGTTGGCCAGAGTATTACGACGGTAAGCTTGGACGGTACGTGGGGAAACAGGCTAGGAAATATCAGACATGGTCGATAGCAGGTTACTTAGTGGCTAAAATGTTGCTGGAAGATCCTTCACACATCGGTATGATCTCTCTCGAAGAAGACAAACTTATGAAGCCAGTTATCAAGCGATCTGCGTCTTGGCCGCAACTTTGA